From the Photobacterium sp. GJ3 genome, one window contains:
- a CDS encoding DUF1194 domain-containing protein, giving the protein MSLSIKKALIPVALAATLGTSMQANADILELALLIDGSGSIGSTDFANQISGYTNILNSAGFYNTFIDPSPYTEVYVSAWTFSGTAVQVVDWTLLDSDAAAAGFATDLTNGASYAGGSTNTQDAILDAMAAFSIGSQDYKFVIDISTDGVPTSDNDPGDPSTNALIAANAARDLGITINALGVGGVDQSFLEALVGINPADTPLGFYLEASNFGSDFQDALVRKFGREITDMPEPTSMAFLGLGVLGLGLLRRRQKQ; this is encoded by the coding sequence ATGTCATTGTCGATTAAAAAAGCTTTGATTCCGGTTGCACTGGCCGCAACACTGGGCACCAGCATGCAGGCCAACGCGGATATTTTAGAACTGGCCCTGTTAATTGATGGTTCAGGCAGTATAGGTTCCACGGATTTTGCCAACCAAATCAGTGGCTATACCAACATTTTAAATTCAGCCGGCTTTTACAACACCTTCATCGATCCAAGCCCTTATACCGAGGTTTACGTCAGCGCATGGACCTTCTCCGGCACCGCCGTGCAGGTCGTCGACTGGACACTGCTCGACAGTGATGCCGCAGCGGCTGGCTTTGCAACCGACCTGACGAATGGCGCGTCTTACGCCGGCGGGTCGACCAACACACAAGACGCGATTCTGGATGCGATGGCTGCATTCTCAATCGGCTCACAGGATTACAAGTTCGTGATTGATATCTCCACGGACGGTGTGCCAACGTCCGACAATGATCCGGGCGATCCCAGTACGAATGCGCTGATTGCTGCCAATGCAGCCCGTGATTTGGGGATCACCATTAACGCACTGGGCGTCGGTGGCGTTGATCAGAGCTTCCTTGAAGCTTTAGTCGGGATCAATCCGGCAGACACGCCATTAGGTTTTTATCTTGAAGCCAGTAACTTTGGTTCAGACTTTCAGGATGCACTGGTCCGTAAGTTTGGTCGAGAGATCACTGATATGCCGGAGCCAACCTCCATGGCCTTTTTAGGTCTCGGCGTTCTCGGACTGGGCCTTCTTCGCCGCCGCCAGAAACAATAA